TTTGATGAATACCAATTTGGGTCCAGCTTCTCAAAAAGTTAATTTCATTAAAGGTCATCCAATATTTCACTTTATCTTTGTATCGTTTAAAGACTGTTTCACAAAAGAAGACAAAGTAATCAACTGTTTTACGATTATTCCAGCCATCCAATTTATCCGCTAAATACATTGGAATATCAAAATGATTAATGGTGACAACCGGTTCAATACCATATTTTAATAACTCATCAAAAACTGCATCATAAAAAGCTAAACCTTCTTCATTGATTTCATCAGTTCCTTTCGGACAAATACGCGCCCAAGACAATGATAGTCGGAAACACTTAAAACCCATTTCTGCAAATAAGGCAATATCTTCTTTATAATGATGATAAAAGTCAGTTGCAACGTGGCTAGGATAGTATTTATCTGGGTCAATATACCCTGTCGCGCCTTTTGGTAGACCTTCTTCTCTTGTTACCTCATGAATTTTTCCATCTTCTGTTTTAAAGGTAATCATACGGGGATTATCTTTACTGCCACCTGTGATAGCATCTAAAGTCGCCAGGCCCTTTCCACCAGATAAATAGCCGCCTTCATATTGATTGGCTGCCGTTGCGCCACCCCACAAAAAATCTTTACTAAATGCCATATATTTTCCTCCTGCAACTTTTTTAAAGCCAGCCCAAGTGAGCTGGCTTTTCATTTATTTTGTAAAAGTAGTAGCAAAATTTGCTTGTTTATTCTGCACTTAAATCTTCGCCATTTGTCGCAATCACTTGTTTATACCAGTCAAACGATTTTTTCTTAGTCCGAGCTAAAGTGCCATTGCCTTCATTATCCCGATCAACATAGATAAAGCCGTAACGTTTTTTCATTTCACCGGTTCCAGCAGAAACCAAATCGATACAACCCCAAGTGGTGTAACCTAACAAGTCAACACCGTCTAATTCCACAGCATCTTTCATAGCCGCGATATGAGCAGCTAAATACTCAATTCGGTAATCATCCACAACATAACCATCTGAATCTGGAGTATCCACTGCTCCTAAGCCATTTTCTACGATGAATAATGGTTTTTGATAGCGATCATAAATATCATTTAATGTGATCCGTAAACCTAGTGGATCAATTTGCCAACCCCATTCGCTAGCTTTCAAATATGGATTTTTAACTGAAGCAAAGATATTGCCAGCTGTTTGTTCCAATAATTCTGGGTCAGTTGTTGCAACGCGTGAGGAGTAGTAAGAAAATGAAATAAAGTCGACAGTATTTTCTTTTAATAGTTCCAAATCGCCATCTTCCATTTTCAGTTCAATACCTTTGCGTTCTAGATCTTTTAGCGCATACGCAGGATATTCACCGCGAGACTGAACATCAATAAAGAAGTAGTTTTCGCGATCGTCATTTCGAGATGCAAAAACATCTTCTGGTTTACATGAATAAGGGTAGTAGGCTCCAGCGGCTAACATACAGCCTACTTTATTTTCAGGGTCCACTTCATGGGCGATCTTGGTAGCAATAGCAGAAGCGATTAATTCGTGGTGCGCCGCTTGATACTTCACTTGTTCTTTGTTTTCTCCTGGTTCAAAGTAAAGACCCGCCCCCATAAACGGTGCATGTAAAATCATATTAATTTCATTAAAAGTCAACCAATATTTTACTAAGCCTTTATAGCGATTAAAAATCACGCGACATAAATTTTCGTAAAAATCAACGAGCTTGCGACTACGCCAAGCACCGTATTCTTTAATCAAATGCATGGGACAATCAAAATGAGTAATTGTAACTAAAGGCTCAATTCCATATTTTTTGCACTCTTTAAAAATATCTTCGTAAAATTTCAAACCTTCTTCATTAGGTTCTTTTTCATCGCCATTTGGAAAAATACGACTCCAGGCAATGGATAAGCGATATGTTTTAAAGCCCATTTCCGCAAATAACGCGATATCATCTTGCCAACGGTGATACATGTCAATTGCTTCTTTGGCCGGATAAAAATGCTCCTCATCAAAATCAAACATTTTCATTTCGCCGGTAATAACGGGAAAGCGATCTGGTCCAATTGGCACCACATCTACGTTGGCTAAACCACGCCCACCTTCGTTATAACCGCCTTCACATTGATTGGCTGCTGTTGCGCCGCCCCATAAAAAGTCTTTTCTAAATCCCATTGTAAAGCCTCCAATTTTTCTTAATTTCTCAAATTCAAGTCATTATTATGCCAAGTTCATTACACTATTTTCTTAGAAAATATCTATTTATCGCTTTATACGTTTACTAAATCTAACGATCGAACAACTTCATCTTGTACTTCAACGCCTTCTTTTTCCAAACGTTCAATTGTTTCTTTGAAATTTGGTAAATACTCTTTGTGGGCAATAAATAACTCATCCATCACGCGTTTCGCTGTTTTTCCTGAAGTCACTAATGGATTTAATGTGAAAGCTTGTAACGCTGTCCCGTAATCTCCTGTTACCGCAGCTTCAATAGTCAATAATTCCATTGCTTTCATTACTTGTAACCAGCCTTTTTCTGCAGTTGGCAATTCACCAAAGGCTACATTCCGAGCTCCTTGTGCCCCTACGTAAGCAGTTACTTCAACAACGCAATCTGCTGGTAAATCCGGTACAGCACCATTATTTTTAGTTGACACGACAATTTGTGTTTCTTTATTCGCATAA
The DNA window shown above is from Enterococcus montenegrensis and carries:
- a CDS encoding 6-phospho-beta-glucosidase, with the translated sequence MGFRKDFLWGGATAANQCEGGYNEGGRGLANVDVVPIGPDRFPVITGEMKMFDFDEEHFYPAKEAIDMYHRWQDDIALFAEMGFKTYRLSIAWSRIFPNGDEKEPNEEGLKFYEDIFKECKKYGIEPLVTITHFDCPMHLIKEYGAWRSRKLVDFYENLCRVIFNRYKGLVKYWLTFNEINMILHAPFMGAGLYFEPGENKEQVKYQAAHHELIASAIATKIAHEVDPENKVGCMLAAGAYYPYSCKPEDVFASRNDDRENYFFIDVQSRGEYPAYALKDLERKGIELKMEDGDLELLKENTVDFISFSYYSSRVATTDPELLEQTAGNIFASVKNPYLKASEWGWQIDPLGLRITLNDIYDRYQKPLFIVENGLGAVDTPDSDGYVVDDYRIEYLAAHIAAMKDAVELDGVDLLGYTTWGCIDLVSAGTGEMKKRYGFIYVDRDNEGNGTLARTKKKSFDWYKQVIATNGEDLSAE